In the genome of Methylococcus sp. EFPC2, the window GCCGGCCGAGCAGTTTCATCGGCCGCATGGCCAGGTACGTGCTCGCCTTCGGCGTTATCGCATTCGCCGTCGGCCTGCTGACCGCCTATGGTGTCTATCGCCACCTGGTTCCGCAACTTCCGGACGTCGAGCAGTTGAAGGACGTGCGCTACCAAATGCCCATGAGCGTTTATACCCGGGACGGCCTGCTCATCGCCCAGTTCGGGGAAAAAAAACACACGCCACTCAGCATAGATGAAATCCCCCGCGCGGCTATCAACGCCTTTCTGGCGGCGGAGGACGATCGCTTTTTCGACCATCCCGGCGTGGACTATCAGGGCTTGCTGCGCGCAACGTTCAAGTTCTTGCAGACCGGCGAAAAACGCCAGGGCGGCAGCACCATCACCATGCAGGTGGCGCGCAACTTTTTCCTCAGCAGCGAAAAAACCTTCTTCCGCAAGCTGAGGGAAATCCTGCTCGCCATCAAGATCGAATCTCGCCTGCCCAAGAAGCAAATCCTGGAGCTCTACCTCAACAAGATCTATTTCGGCCATCACGCTTACGGCTTCGCGGCGGCGGCCCAAGTCTATTTCGGAAAAACCGTCAACGAACTGAGCCTGGGCGAGATCGCCATGATCGCCGGTTTACCCAAGGCTCCGTCGGCGTACAACCCTATCGCCAATCCGGAACGCGCCCTGATCCGGCGCGACTACGTGCTCAACCGCATGCGCAAGCTGAATCTGATCGACGAAGCGCAACATCAGCGCGCCCTGGCCGAACCGGTCCGCGCCGCCCTGCACAGCGCGGAAGTGGCGTTCAATGCCCCGCAGGTCGCGGAAATGGTACGCGCGGAGATGGTTCAGCAATATGGCGAAGACGCCTATGTGAACGGCTACAAGATTTACACCACCGTAGACAGCCGTTTGCAGGAGACCGCACAAACTGCCTTGCGCCGTACTCTGCACGATTATGACGAGCGCCACGGTTTTCGGGGCGTCAAGCGTCATTACGACCTGAAGAAAGTGGGCGGGGAAAAGGGCTGGGACGACCTGCTGGCCGACATCCCCCCCTTGGGCGACACGCTCCCGGGTATCGTGCTGGCGGTGAAAGACAGGAATGCGGAGGTTTATCTCGGCGCCACACGCCGTGCCAACCTGACCTGGGACCAGATCAAATGGGCGCGTACCTACGTCAACGAGAATACCCTCGGCCCGGTTCCGCGCAGCGTCAAGGACGTGCTCAAGCCCGGCGATGTCGTCCGTGTGCGCGAACAGGCGCCGGGCACCTGGACGTTGACGCAAACCCCCGAGGTCGCCGGCGCCTTGGTTTCGCTCGATCCTTCGAACGGCGCCATCCTGGCGATCGCCGGCGGCTACGACTTCAACGACAGCAAGTTCAACCGCGCGACCCAGGCCCAGCGGCAGCCGGGGTCGGGTTTCAAGCCCGTACTCTACTCCGCGGCACTGGAGGCCGGATACACGCCCGCCAGCGTGATCAACGACGCGCCCTTCGTTTATTACGACCCGTCCATCGAAGGCGGCGCCTGGCGACCGCAGAACTACACCAACAAATACTCCGGCCCAACCCGCTTGCGGGTGGCCTTGATGAAATCCCTCAACCTGGTGTCGATCCGGTTGCTGCGCGAGATCGGCGTCAAGAAAGCCATCGAAACCGCCACCCGTTTCGGCTTCAACCCCAGCGACCTGCCCCACTCGCTGACCCTGGCCTTGGGCAGCGGGACCGCGACTCCGCTGAAAATGGCACAGGCTTACGCGGTTTTCGCCAACGGGGGTTTCCGGGTGGAACCCTATCTGGTACAGCGCATACTCACGCAGGATGGCAGCACCCTGTTCGAGGCTACGCCGCCGACGGCCTGTCCGGACTGCGAGGATGGCGCGACCCGTGTGGGCAATGTCGCTCCGCGCGTCCTGTCCGCGCAGACGCATTACATGATGCATTCGATGCTGCAGGACGTGGTGCGCAAGGGCACGGCGATCAAGGCCATGCAACTCGGCCGCAGCGATCTGGCAGGCAAGACCGGAACGACCAACGAACAGCGCGACGCCTGGTTCAACGGCTATACGCCGGCCATGGTTGCGGTCGCGTGGATGGGTTTCGACTCCTACAAGCCCCTGGGCGACGGAGAGACGGGCGGGCACGCCGCCTTGCCCATGTGGATGAGTTATATGCAGGAAGCGCTCAAGGACGTACCCGAACGCAGTTTCGGCGTGCCGACCGGTATCACGACCGCGCGCATCGATCCGGCGTCGGGGCAGTTGGCCAGTTCGGGCGGGGTGTACGAGGTATTTCCGACCGACAAGGTGCCGCGGAATTATGCGGCGCCGCGAGAGACAGCCGAGACGGAGGAAGCGCCGTCCGAGGTGGACGAGGAGGCCACGCCGAGTCTCCCGCCCCCCCGCGAGACGGCCAGGCAGGGCAGCAAACTCCTGGAATCGCTATTCTGAGACGCTCAACGCCGCCCCGGGGTCTTGCCGGTAGAATGACGCGAGTTGTCGGTAGACTTCGGGATAGAGACCCGACAAAAGCACCGGCCGTTCGAAGAAATACTCGCTGAGCACGGCGAAGAATTCGCCGGGGCTTTCCGTCGCGTAAGCGTCCAGGGCCGCGTCCTCGCCGGTTTCCACGCGCCGGGTCAGGTCTTCGTAGGCTGCGGTGAAAACGGCCGTCCAGTCCTTAGGCTTCATGTCTTTATGCAGAGGAGGAAATCCGTCCGCGTCGGTTCCCCCATGCATGTCGAGCTTGTGGGCCATCTCGTGGATCACCACGTTATAGCCCTCGCCCCAGCCGGACGCTTCGACGTCTGCCCAGGACAGGATCACCGGGCCGCGCTGCCAGGATTCGCCGCCCAACACGTCTTCCCATTGATGCATGACGCCGACGGCGTCAAACTCTTCGCGCGGGCGGACGAATTCGGCCGGGTAGATCACCAGGGTGCGCCAGTCGTCGTACCAGGCCAGCCCGAGATTGAGCACGGGCAGGCAGGCCTGCACGGCGATGCTGGCGCGCATGGGTTCGTTCAGCACCAGCCCACGCACCGATTCGAACAGCTTCTGCCGCATGAATTCGGCGGTCAGCTCGCGCAAACGGGTTCGCTCGCTTGCATCGAGACGGGTCAAGATGGGGTGGTCCGCCAGGGTTTGTTGCCAAACGTCGTCGGTCAAGGAGGCCGGAGCTTGTTTAGGAGCGCGCGACGTGCGGAAAGGCCACATGCGGTTCTGCTTGAGATGGGATCGAGAGTCCGGAATGAATTTTACCTGCAGCACCGGCGCGATGTGCGGGTCCGATACGCTGCTCTACCGAATAGCCTAACTGTTTATGCACCGTCAATTTTTGCTTTTGTCTTCACTCGCGGCGTTTTTGGCCGTGGCCTTGGGCGCGTTCGGCGCGCATGCCTTGCGCGGCCGGCTGGACGACTACGCGCTGGCGATTTATCAAACCGGCGTGCAGTACCAGTTCTGGCACGCCTTGGGCCTGGGTCTGATCGCATTCGCCGCCCAGTCCAAACCGGACGCGGCCTTGTTGCGTTGGGCCGGCTGGCTGATGCTCGCCGGTATCGCGCTGTTTTCCGGCAGTCTTTATGTCCTCGCCCTCAGCGGTTTGCGCTGGCTGGGCATGATCACGCCCTTCGGCGGTACCGCCTTCCTCGGCGCCTGGCTGCTGCTTGCCGTGCACGCCTGGCGTTGTTCTCCCTCATCCAAGCCCTAGGCTCCTTGATACACTAGGGCACACAACGAACTCAACCCGGTAGCTCCCATGCGCGACGCGACTCCCCAAACCATTTACCTGAAGGACTACACCCCGCCGGAATATCGGCTGGGCCAAGTCGAGCTGACTTTTAATCTCGACGAAGAAGATACCCGGGTGATCTCCCGCCTGCGCGTGCAGAAAAACCCCGAAACGGCGGCCCCCAACGCACCGCTGGTCCTGGATGGCGAAGACCTGGAGCTGATTTCGGTGCGCATCAACGGCCAGGCTTTGCCGCCCGATCAGTACGAGGTGACGCCGGAGAGCCTGATCATCCCCGGCGCGCCCAAGGTCGAGGTGTTCAACCTCGAGGTCGAGACCCGCATCAATCCGCGCGCCAACACGGCCCTGGAAGGACTCTACCTGTCCTCCGGCATGCTTTGCACCCAATGCGAGGCGCAGGGCTTCCGCAAGATCACTTATTTTCCCGACCGCCCGGACGTCATGGCGCCGTTCAGCACCCTCCTGATCGGCGACAAGACCCGTTACCCGGTGTTGCTGTCCAACGGCAACAAGGTCGCCAGCGGCGAATTGAAGAACAATCGCCACTGGGTGAAATGGGAAGACCCCTTCCCCAAGCCCTGCTATCTATTTGCCCTGGTGGGCGGCCGGCTGGAATGCCTGGAGGAGAAATACACGACCGGATCGGGGCGCGAAGTCACGCTGCAGATCTATGTCGAGGCACACGACCTCGACAAATGCGGGCACGCCATGCGTTCGTTGCAACAGGCCATGCGCTGGGACGAGCAGGCGTACGGCCGCGAATACGACCTCGACCTGTACATGATCGTCGCGGTCGGCCACTTCAACATGGGCGCCATGGAAAACAAGGGGCTCAACATCTTCAACACCAAGTTCGTGCTGGCCAGACCCGATACCGCGTCCGACGCCGACTACGAGCACATCCAGGGCGTCATCGGCCACGAGTATTTCCACAACTGGACCGGCAACCGCATCACCTGCCGCGACTGGTTCCAGTTGAGCCTGAAGGAAGGCCTGACGGTGTTCCGCGACCAGGAGTTCACCGCCGACCACGTCTCGCGGGCGGTCAAACGCATCGAAGACGTCAACCTGTTGCGCACCCGGCAGTTCGCCGAGGATGCCGGGCCCCTGGCCCATGCCGTCCGGCCCGACTCCTACATCGAGATCAACAACTTCTACACCCTCACCGTATACGAAAAAGGCGCCGAGGTGGTGCGCATGCTGCACACCCTGCTGGGTGCCGAACGCTTCCGCAAGGGCACCGATCTCTATTTCGAACGGCACGACGGCCAGGCGGTGACCTGCGACGACTTCGTCCGCGCGATGGAGGACGCCAACGGCGTCGAACTGCAACAGTTTCGCCGCTGGTATGCGCAGGCCGGCACGCCGGAGCTGTTCGTGGTAGGGGATTACGACGCCGCCGAGCGCGCCCTTACGCTGACGGTGAAGCAGCATTGCCCGCCCACGCCCGGACAGTCGGTCAAGGAACCCTTGCACATCCCC includes:
- a CDS encoding penicillin-binding protein 1A, whose protein sequence is MARYVLAFGVIAFAVGLLTAYGVYRHLVPQLPDVEQLKDVRYQMPMSVYTRDGLLIAQFGEKKHTPLSIDEIPRAAINAFLAAEDDRFFDHPGVDYQGLLRATFKFLQTGEKRQGGSTITMQVARNFFLSSEKTFFRKLREILLAIKIESRLPKKQILELYLNKIYFGHHAYGFAAAAQVYFGKTVNELSLGEIAMIAGLPKAPSAYNPIANPERALIRRDYVLNRMRKLNLIDEAQHQRALAEPVRAALHSAEVAFNAPQVAEMVRAEMVQQYGEDAYVNGYKIYTTVDSRLQETAQTALRRTLHDYDERHGFRGVKRHYDLKKVGGEKGWDDLLADIPPLGDTLPGIVLAVKDRNAEVYLGATRRANLTWDQIKWARTYVNENTLGPVPRSVKDVLKPGDVVRVREQAPGTWTLTQTPEVAGALVSLDPSNGAILAIAGGYDFNDSKFNRATQAQRQPGSGFKPVLYSAALEAGYTPASVINDAPFVYYDPSIEGGAWRPQNYTNKYSGPTRLRVALMKSLNLVSIRLLREIGVKKAIETATRFGFNPSDLPHSLTLALGSGTATPLKMAQAYAVFANGGFRVEPYLVQRILTQDGSTLFEATPPTACPDCEDGATRVGNVAPRVLSAQTHYMMHSMLQDVVRKGTAIKAMQLGRSDLAGKTGTTNEQRDAWFNGYTPAMVAVAWMGFDSYKPLGDGETGGHAALPMWMSYMQEALKDVPERSFGVPTGITTARIDPASGQLASSGGVYEVFPTDKVPRNYAAPRETAETEEAPSEVDEEATPSLPPPRETARQGSKLLESLF
- a CDS encoding zinc-dependent peptidase; this encodes MWPFRTSRAPKQAPASLTDDVWQQTLADHPILTRLDASERTRLRELTAEFMRQKLFESVRGLVLNEPMRASIAVQACLPVLNLGLAWYDDWRTLVIYPAEFVRPREEFDAVGVMHQWEDVLGGESWQRGPVILSWADVEASGWGEGYNVVIHEMAHKLDMHGGTDADGFPPLHKDMKPKDWTAVFTAAYEDLTRRVETGEDAALDAYATESPGEFFAVLSEYFFERPVLLSGLYPEVYRQLASFYRQDPGAALSVSE
- a CDS encoding DUF423 domain-containing protein — translated: MHRQFLLLSSLAAFLAVALGAFGAHALRGRLDDYALAIYQTGVQYQFWHALGLGLIAFAAQSKPDAALLRWAGWLMLAGIALFSGSLYVLALSGLRWLGMITPFGGTAFLGAWLLLAVHAWRCSPSSKP
- the pepN gene encoding aminopeptidase N; translated protein: MRDATPQTIYLKDYTPPEYRLGQVELTFNLDEEDTRVISRLRVQKNPETAAPNAPLVLDGEDLELISVRINGQALPPDQYEVTPESLIIPGAPKVEVFNLEVETRINPRANTALEGLYLSSGMLCTQCEAQGFRKITYFPDRPDVMAPFSTLLIGDKTRYPVLLSNGNKVASGELKNNRHWVKWEDPFPKPCYLFALVGGRLECLEEKYTTGSGREVTLQIYVEAHDLDKCGHAMRSLQQAMRWDEQAYGREYDLDLYMIVAVGHFNMGAMENKGLNIFNTKFVLARPDTASDADYEHIQGVIGHEYFHNWTGNRITCRDWFQLSLKEGLTVFRDQEFTADHVSRAVKRIEDVNLLRTRQFAEDAGPLAHAVRPDSYIEINNFYTLTVYEKGAEVVRMLHTLLGAERFRKGTDLYFERHDGQAVTCDDFVRAMEDANGVELQQFRRWYAQAGTPELFVVGDYDAAERALTLTVKQHCPPTPGQSVKEPLHIPLALGLVGPDGNDYPLRLEGEDEPATKSTRVLDVTATQQRFRFVGLPEKPVISALRGFSAPVRLHLHHSYEELAFLLAHDSDPFNRWDAGQTLASRIVLNLVEQLIEGEQPHKADPHLLQAYRKALTQDWDDLSYLALLLTLPSEDYISALMKVIDPDAVHNARQLVKRELAQALRAELTALYHAHHRDESGRFDADAVGRRKLKNVCLAYLAELDTPESHALCLKQFREARNMTDQIAALGGIVNSTHPERAASLDAFYEQWQGEALVIDKWFALQATCHLTGTLTSVQALLNHPAFDLKTPNRVRSLVGAFCQSNPVNFHAADGAGYRFLGDHVIELNAINPQIASRMVSPLTQWRRYDDGRQKLIREQLRRIADTAGISKDVYEVASKSLA